The DNA region CAATGTACGAGATTTGTTGTTTTGGGGGTGTTTTGTTTCTTTTACTAGGTTTGCTTATGGCAATGATAATTCTTGTCCATGGTGTGAGTTTCATCGGATTATGTTCAATTTTGATCTGAGAAATTGATCTGATTTGCTTTGAATTCAGTTTTAACATTATTGTTGACTTATTTCATTGTTTTTGGTATGAAATGAATTGCTAGTACTTTTTGTTTTTTAAAACATCTATCTTTTTGAAGTTAGTTTGTTGCTGCATAGATTATGCTTGAATTTCGATCTTGTTCTTAATCGGAGATGCTTTCTGGTGATTAATTTGTTTGTGACTTTTTCTTCAGGTGGCATTGCTCTTGCTTTTGGCATTGAGCAATGCCTCGAAAGTTTATGGAGATTTCGAGCAGTGTGGTTTGAATCCGAAATTGGATCCTAGACCACACACTGTCTCGATTTTGGAGTTCGGTGCGGTTGGTGATGGTAAGACACTGAATACACTTGCGTTACAGAATGCAATTTTCTATGTCAAGTCATTCGCTGATAAGGGCGGTGCTCAGCTCTATGTGCCACCGGGAAAATGGCTCACCGGAAGTTTCAATCTTACCAGCCATCTCACCCTCTTTTTAGAGAAAGGCGCTGTCATTATTGGATCTCAGGTACTTTCGCATCTTGCTTAATAGCTGTTGTCGAATAGCGGCTATTGCTGTAGGGTTGTAGAATTTGAATAAATCATCATTTTCTGTTATCTGTGATTATAGGATCCATCTCATTGGGATGTTGTTGAACCTTTACCTTCGTATGGGCGAGGGAAAGATGTTCCTGAAGGAAGATACAAGAGTTTAATCAACGGTTACAAGTTGGAGGATGTGGTTATAACAGGTTTTTTACTTCTATTCTTCTTGATTCTAAGTCTTTTTTTCTTCTACCATGTTTTTCATATGGTTCTGTTTCTGGATTTAATTTTCGTATTTTCATGTAACTTCACTAGGAAATAACGGAACCATTGACGGCATGGGATCGGTTTGGTGGGAATGGTATAATTCTCACTCGCTCAACCATAGTCGTCCTCATTTGGTAGAAATTATATCATCCAATTCTGTCGTAGTTTCAAATCTTACATTCTTGAATGCTCCAGCATATAGCATTCACCCGGTTTATTGCAGGTATATAATTTTCTACTTCTTCTTCTTGATACTTATTTTGTAAAAAGAATTAATATTGATACAGTTACGTTTTAATGTGATGCAGCAATGTACATATTCAAAATGTTTCAATCTCCACTCCACCAGAATCCCCTTATACCGCCGGTATAGTACCAGGTTTGTAGCATACTATTGACTCATTTTTCTATCCTTGTTGTGAAAATGGCAATACCATGTAGTATCAAGACATTTCAGATCAAAGACTTGTCTAGGGTCTAACGCGTGTTTGGTTCACATTAACATGATAGACACACATGGTTGCATTCGATTATATCACATTTTCAAATTATTACCAGGGTCAGCGTTTCACTGTTGTCTGGTGTCTGTGTTTGTGCCGATGTTTCATAGGATGTATGTCAAATATCAATAGCTTACCAAACATTGGCGAGGGTCGCTTATCTAATGTTTGTGCACTTCATGTTTTCAGATTCTTCTGATAATGTTTGTATAGAAGATAGTAATGTATCCATTGGCTATGATGCAATATCTCTCAAAAGTGGCTGGGATCAGTACGGCATAACCTATGGAAGACCGGCCGAGAAAATACACATAAGAAGGGTTCATCTTCACGCATTTTCCGGCTCTGCTATTTCATTCGGTACTGAAATGTCAGGTGGAATTTCAAACGTTCTAATCAAGCATGTTCACATTTTCAACTCGAATAGCGGCATTGAGTTCAGAACAATCAAAGGAAGAGGCGGTTACGTTAAACAAATCGTCATATCCAACATCAAAATGGAAAATGTTCATACAGCAATTTCAGCCAAAGGAAATTGTGGTTCTCACCCCGACGACAAATTCGATCCAAAAGCACTTCCACTTTTGAATCACATTACTTTGAAGGATATTATCGGAACAAATATCACAATTGCTGGAAACTTTAGCGGCATCGAAGAATCACCCTTCACCGATATCTGCCTTTCAAACATAACATTGTCCACAAATTCGGTTTCTTCCACTACATGGGAATGTTCAAATGTCTCCGGATTTTCAGACTCAGTGCTCCCTAAACCTTGTCAAGAACTCAGTAAACCTTCAAACTCTTCTTCCTCGTCGTGTTTCTATCTCATGAGTCTCGGTGAACAAAAATCTGCAGGGCTTTAATAAATCATTATGAAAACACCGAATTTGGCGCAAGTGGTTGGTGCACAGTGTTGTAAATTCTGAAGTACCGAGTTCGATTTCTGCTaaacaaaaaaatgaaaaagtGAATCGCATCGCCGTTTGCCATCCGAGAATAGTCTACATTCTTTCCAAAATAAGACAGTTCATTTTGTTTCTTCCATTCCTTAGATTTGAATTCTCTTGCATATTCCCAAATAGGTCATTATTTGTACAGCTTCATTTCTATTTCTTCATTCATGTGTAATGAAATTTTGGTAGTGCCTTTACAAAAGGACTCAAAATGTGATAGTTTACATTTTTGCATTAGTTTCATTGTTATTTAATTTCACTGTAAAGCATGTAGTGGATTTGGTGATACTTCAATTAAAGAAAGTTCAATTTTAAGTAATATTAGTTTCATTGTTATCTATTTCTTTGATGTCATGCTATTTTACCTATAATCTTAAATTACTATTTTTTCAATGAGTCCTCAAAGATTATGCATTTTTTTGTTTTTGCTATATATTGAATGTGACAGTCAACAAAAGTGACATGATACCAATATATTGAATTTAGGGGTGATAAAATGTGTCGTGTTTCGTCAGGCTGGTCCGTACACCTGCCAAAAAATGATGGGATTTTGTGTCCATCTAACCGCTTAGTCCGTCCCGTTTAAATTTCTCCGCCAGAAAAAGGGCGGGTTGGCTCGCCAGTCCGCCAACCTAATTATCAAGTActtaaaatataatttttatatatttattagTGAATATATGCAATAATTGATTGATGATtctattttatatatttattagTCAATATATACAATAGTTTTTAAGTAAAATTTGTTAAAAAGATGgtttataaaaaaatattttaaaaaataagtGAAATGTTTAATTGAAATGAAAAAATAAGCATgttaatcaattaaaaaataaaaaatagataaATAAAAAAATAGGTGGGTAAGTCCGTGGTCCGTCAATCCGTCACTTTGATGGAACGAGTTAGATTTTTAAACCAAATTTCATTTGATGAGTTTATCCGTCCCCATTCATTTTTTTGACGGACTTAAGTGTGACGACCGATCGGTTTTGCCACCTCCTCCGAAGTATATTCAATATATCATGTGGAAAGCACATTACATCAAATTATTATAAGTGAATGATAATTGTGGTAGATATATTTGGATGTATTCTCTTGAGGAGAAATTGTCTAATTTTCATTTTTCTACTTTTTGATGACTTTTTCTATCCTTCTCTTAAACAAACATTCTCTCTTATTTTAACTATTATTATCTCTTTTAACTATAAAATAGTCCTACAAATATAATCTATTATTATCTCTTTTAACTATATAATAGTCCTACAAATATAATGTACACTATCTCTTAAACTCTAAATCTTATATGTGTACAAACTTTGTAGTACAATATTGAATAATGGGATTGCTTAATTATAAATTGTATGTCAATGCTTTTTGCAATTTTAAATTTTTGAACGGGATTGCTTAATTATAAATATGTTTTAGTCTCATTTTAAAAACTGATTAAGTCAACTGAAATTGATAAAACTTTTTAGAACTTTTGCATCAGTGTAATTGATTATGTAACAAATTACATATGTTAATTAGTTTTTCTCCTTTAAATAAAATGACTATTGTACAGATTTCATATTCCATGCATTTTCTTTTTCAGCCTGTATTTTAGGTTAAAGACTTGCAACACCATCTATCTCTAGATACCCCCAACTAAACCTAACACCTCCCATAATGTTTATAATTCtaaaactttttttttaaaatttaaaataaatcttCGATAAACATATAAGAATTTTCGACACACACTAAATTTTCGATAATATATTTATAATTTTCAATAGTACTGAAATTTATGAAATTTGCTTGAACTTAAAAATATTATCGAAAATTCAAAATGTTCCATTTTATATCGGAAATTTCAAGTAAAATAAGTTTTCGATAGTTCAAATTCAATTAATTTTTTTAACATTATCGGAATTTTTGAAATTTTCGATagtgtaatttttttttttaattttaaattctgGTATTCTTCATTTTTTATCGGAAATATTCGTTTTTTATcgaaaattttaaaatttctGATAAAAATATG from Lathyrus oleraceus cultivar Zhongwan6 chromosome 1, CAAS_Psat_ZW6_1.0, whole genome shotgun sequence includes:
- the LOC127073535 gene encoding probable polygalacturonase, which translates into the protein MLVALLLLLALSNASKVYGDFEQCGLNPKLDPRPHTVSILEFGAVGDGKTLNTLALQNAIFYVKSFADKGGAQLYVPPGKWLTGSFNLTSHLTLFLEKGAVIIGSQDPSHWDVVEPLPSYGRGKDVPEGRYKSLINGYKLEDVVITGNNGTIDGMGSVWWEWYNSHSLNHSRPHLVEIISSNSVVVSNLTFLNAPAYSIHPVYCSNVHIQNVSISTPPESPYTAGIVPDSSDNVCIEDSNVSIGYDAISLKSGWDQYGITYGRPAEKIHIRRVHLHAFSGSAISFGTEMSGGISNVLIKHVHIFNSNSGIEFRTIKGRGGYVKQIVISNIKMENVHTAISAKGNCGSHPDDKFDPKALPLLNHITLKDIIGTNITIAGNFSGIEESPFTDICLSNITLSTNSVSSTTWECSNVSGFSDSVLPKPCQELSKPSNSSSSSCFYLMSLGEQKSAGL